One genomic segment of Acinetobacter sp. C26M includes these proteins:
- the rnr gene encoding ribonuclease R: protein MTKNWADPEAKAEAQRYDNPIPSRTLILTTLEQLQTAQSHAELVDHFNIPDQKSIDALNHRLSAMVRDGQLMKDGFKYQPATDLPSHEATVYINSKGLGTANITGQDDILLPERELRLVFNGDRVKVRQTSVDRKGKPWGFITEIAQRRVKQIIGKVAEHEGEYFIQPSNPNQHQPITLEKELIEHANAKVGDMLRVAIDDYPTREELATGHIVQSMADKADTEIIIPQTILEFGLPYEFPEAVVKEAESFKEPSAKDLKGRVDLRDLPLVTIDGEDARDFDDAVFAEKRAGGGYRVVVAIADVSHYVRLDSPLNEEAEERGTSVYFPHFVLPMLPEALSNGLCSLNPHVDRLCMVCDLKLSRAGKVTGYEFYPAVMHSKARLTYTQVGQYFEGATNAIPEDKSIHKSLNTLFQLYQTLKELRAKRHAMEFETIETYMTFDELGGIKEILPRSRNDAHKLIEECMLLANVAAAEYALEHDIPMLYRVHEAPEFSRIQKVRDFVKLLGLPFPEQPTQADYQAVIEATKDRLDAPSIHAVLLRSMMQAYYGANNAGHYGLAYEAYTHFTSPIRRYPDLLLHRAIKAYLDKKVYPLSGAALDDAGEHFSQTERRADEASRSVTMWLKCHYMQQHIGDEFVGVISAVTEFGLFVTLKDLYVDGMIHVSQLGDDFFLYDQASQSLVGQNRGQSFSLGDEVKIQVAGVNLEERKIDFQLVQQLTHLGRVIRQKAPRTANPSSSKRASTTEEVFGNQPSTQSKVSEDGEKPIRKKKDKNKASSYTKKPAKKASAKPESKDKAKKKVKKKKSNAKAKQD, encoded by the coding sequence ATGACTAAAAATTGGGCCGATCCCGAAGCAAAAGCAGAAGCGCAACGTTACGATAATCCTATTCCTAGCCGAACTCTTATTCTAACTACATTAGAACAATTACAAACTGCACAGTCCCATGCAGAATTGGTTGATCACTTTAATATCCCCGATCAAAAAAGTATTGATGCCTTGAATCACCGTTTAAGTGCCATGGTTCGTGATGGTCAACTTATGAAAGATGGCTTTAAATACCAACCTGCAACCGATTTACCGAGCCATGAAGCAACGGTCTATATCAATAGTAAAGGTCTAGGTACTGCCAATATCACGGGTCAGGACGATATCCTTTTACCTGAACGTGAACTACGCCTAGTTTTTAATGGCGACCGCGTTAAGGTACGTCAGACCTCGGTTGACCGTAAAGGTAAGCCTTGGGGCTTTATTACTGAAATCGCGCAACGTCGTGTTAAGCAGATTATTGGTAAAGTGGCTGAGCATGAAGGTGAATACTTTATTCAGCCGAGCAATCCAAATCAGCACCAACCGATTACCCTCGAAAAAGAACTGATTGAACATGCCAATGCCAAAGTGGGCGATATGCTGCGTGTTGCGATTGATGATTACCCAACCCGTGAAGAACTAGCAACAGGTCACATCGTTCAATCCATGGCGGATAAAGCAGATACTGAAATTATTATCCCACAAACGATTCTAGAATTTGGTCTGCCTTACGAGTTTCCAGAAGCTGTAGTGAAAGAAGCAGAAAGCTTTAAAGAACCTTCGGCAAAAGATCTTAAAGGACGTGTCGATTTACGTGATCTGCCGCTCGTCACCATTGATGGCGAAGATGCACGTGACTTTGACGATGCCGTATTTGCTGAGAAACGTGCAGGTGGTGGTTACCGTGTCGTAGTGGCAATTGCAGACGTGAGCCATTATGTGCGTTTAGACTCACCTTTAAATGAAGAAGCAGAAGAACGTGGTACATCGGTTTATTTCCCGCACTTTGTATTGCCTATGTTGCCAGAAGCACTGTCGAATGGATTGTGTTCTCTCAATCCACATGTTGACCGTCTGTGTATGGTCTGTGATTTAAAACTGTCTCGCGCAGGTAAAGTCACAGGATATGAGTTCTACCCTGCGGTAATGCACTCAAAAGCACGTTTAACCTATACCCAAGTAGGGCAATATTTTGAAGGGGCAACCAATGCCATCCCTGAAGATAAGAGCATTCATAAATCACTGAATACCTTATTCCAACTTTATCAAACGCTAAAAGAATTGCGTGCTAAGCGTCATGCAATGGAATTTGAAACCATTGAAACCTATATGACCTTTGACGAATTAGGTGGGATCAAAGAAATCTTGCCGCGTAGTCGTAACGATGCACATAAACTGATTGAAGAATGTATGTTGTTGGCGAACGTTGCCGCTGCGGAATATGCTTTGGAACATGATATTCCAATGCTCTATCGGGTGCATGAAGCTCCAGAGTTCTCACGTATTCAAAAAGTTCGTGATTTCGTCAAATTGCTCGGTTTGCCATTCCCAGAACAACCAACTCAGGCCGATTATCAGGCGGTAATTGAAGCGACCAAAGACCGTTTAGATGCACCAAGTATTCATGCGGTGCTGTTACGTTCAATGATGCAAGCCTATTATGGTGCGAACAATGCAGGACACTATGGTTTGGCATATGAAGCATATACCCACTTCACATCACCGATTCGTCGTTATCCAGACTTATTACTACACCGTGCGATCAAAGCGTATTTAGACAAAAAAGTGTATCCACTGTCAGGTGCAGCATTAGATGATGCGGGTGAACATTTCTCGCAAACTGAACGTCGTGCTGATGAAGCATCACGTAGCGTTACCATGTGGTTGAAATGCCACTATATGCAACAGCATATCGGTGATGAGTTTGTCGGGGTTATCAGTGCAGTCACTGAGTTTGGACTATTCGTGACCCTTAAAGACCTCTATGTTGATGGCATGATTCATGTCAGTCAGTTAGGTGATGACTTTTTCCTTTATGATCAGGCGAGCCAAAGTTTGGTGGGGCAAAATCGCGGACAATCCTTTAGTCTCGGTGATGAAGTCAAGATTCAAGTTGCGGGTGTGAACTTGGAAGAACGTAAAATTGACTTCCAGTTAGTTCAACAACTCACCCATTTGGGCCGTGTAATTCGTCAGAAAGCACCGCGTACTGCGAATCCTTCTAGCTCGAAACGTGCTTCAACAACTGAAGAAGTATTTGGCAACCAGCCCTCTACTCAATCCAAAGTCAGTGAAGATGGTGAGAAGCCTATACGCAAGAAAAAGGATAAGAACAAAGCAAGTTCTTATACCAAGAAGCCTGCAAAAAAAGCGTCTGCAAAGCCTGAAAGCAAAGACAAGGCCAAGAAAAAAGTGAAAAAGAAAAAGTCGAATGCGAAAGCAAAACAAGACTAA
- a CDS encoding M3 family metallopeptidase, whose translation MTFQQATLPVPQFDQIQLADLKQQIEQTIQNGQNFLNQLHQVPQGTEAQLATLTEVDQLENNMSEAWGILSHLNAVMNNPETREVYQALLPSLSEYYTQLGQHTALYQTYQQIHDSAVFQTLSEAQQSAIKLALRDFKLSGVALEGEAKKRYAEISARLSQLSSDFSNHVLDATQAYFKPLTETQLKGLPQSSIELLKQYGQQRELEQSIATLDFPAYFAIMTYADDRELREELYKAYVTRASEQSDKTEFDNTPVMEEILSLRQEMAQLLGFNNFAEYSLASKMAPDVETVNQFLVDLAEHARTPALAEIAELKTIAQQDGIDELKPWDATYYSEKLKQQQFNLSQEALKPYFPAPKVVQGLFQIVQRLYGIQIVERQAPVWQNDVRYFEIEDQGQVVGGFYFDLYARNGKRGGAWMSGFRSRVQTANGLQKPICYMVCNFTPPIGDQPALLTHDEVITLFHEFGHGLHHMLTEVDNISVAGTHGVAWDAVELPSQFMEFWAWDNESLDVLSEHTETKQTLPQELLSALLNARFFQSGMQTLRQIEFALFDLTIHRQAPALNSQQIQATLDDIRDKFAVVPAVAYNRFQHSFSHIFAGGYAAGYYSYKWAEVLASDAFDRFESEGIFNTETGKEFRKFILAVGGKDTALDAFRNFRKREPKIDALLRHQGWTNTHKTA comes from the coding sequence ATGACATTCCAGCAAGCAACTCTTCCCGTTCCTCAATTTGATCAAATTCAACTTGCCGACTTAAAACAACAAATTGAACAGACCATTCAAAATGGTCAAAACTTCCTGAATCAACTCCATCAAGTTCCTCAAGGCACTGAAGCTCAACTGGCAACATTGACCGAAGTTGATCAACTTGAAAATAATATGAGTGAAGCATGGGGGATTTTGTCGCATCTCAATGCGGTGATGAACAACCCTGAAACCCGTGAAGTCTATCAAGCACTGTTACCAAGTTTAAGTGAATACTATACGCAGCTTGGACAACACACGGCACTGTATCAAACTTATCAACAGATCCATGATAGTGCTGTATTTCAAACGCTGAGCGAAGCGCAGCAAAGTGCAATTAAACTGGCTTTACGTGATTTCAAACTGTCAGGTGTTGCACTCGAAGGTGAAGCTAAAAAACGTTATGCAGAAATTTCAGCACGTTTATCGCAGCTTTCTTCTGACTTCTCTAACCATGTACTCGATGCAACCCAAGCTTACTTCAAGCCGCTAACAGAAACGCAACTCAAAGGCTTACCGCAAAGCAGTATTGAACTGTTAAAACAATACGGTCAACAACGTGAGCTTGAGCAATCCATTGCGACGCTCGACTTCCCTGCTTATTTTGCAATTATGACTTATGCCGATGATCGTGAGTTAAGAGAAGAGTTGTATAAGGCCTATGTCACCCGCGCATCTGAACAGTCCGACAAGACTGAATTTGACAATACACCTGTGATGGAAGAAATCCTGAGCTTACGTCAGGAAATGGCACAACTGCTTGGCTTCAATAATTTCGCTGAATATTCCCTTGCGAGCAAAATGGCGCCTGACGTTGAAACAGTTAATCAATTCTTAGTTGATTTGGCAGAACATGCCCGTACGCCAGCACTTGCCGAAATTGCAGAACTCAAAACCATTGCACAACAAGATGGCATTGATGAACTCAAACCTTGGGATGCAACCTATTATTCTGAAAAGTTGAAACAACAACAGTTCAACCTCTCGCAAGAAGCACTTAAACCATATTTCCCTGCACCGAAAGTGGTTCAAGGTTTATTCCAGATCGTACAACGTCTTTACGGTATCCAGATTGTCGAACGCCAAGCCCCTGTTTGGCAGAATGATGTGCGTTATTTTGAAATTGAAGATCAAGGTCAAGTCGTCGGTGGTTTCTACTTCGACTTATACGCACGCAATGGCAAACGCGGTGGTGCATGGATGAGCGGTTTCCGTTCTCGTGTTCAAACAGCCAATGGCCTACAAAAACCAATTTGTTACATGGTATGTAACTTTACCCCACCAATTGGCGATCAACCTGCACTATTGACTCATGATGAAGTAATTACTTTATTCCATGAGTTTGGTCATGGCTTACATCATATGTTGACCGAAGTGGATAACATCTCGGTTGCAGGGACACACGGCGTAGCTTGGGATGCAGTTGAATTACCAAGTCAATTTATGGAATTCTGGGCATGGGACAATGAAAGTCTAGATGTACTCAGCGAGCACACCGAAACCAAACAGACTTTGCCACAGGAATTGTTATCTGCATTGTTAAATGCACGTTTCTTCCAATCAGGTATGCAAACCTTGCGTCAGATTGAGTTTGCTTTATTTGATCTCACGATTCATCGTCAAGCACCAGCATTAAACAGTCAGCAAATCCAAGCAACTTTAGATGATATTCGCGATAAATTTGCTGTTGTTCCAGCGGTTGCCTACAACCGTTTCCAACACAGTTTTAGTCATATTTTTGCAGGTGGTTATGCTGCGGGCTACTACTCGTATAAATGGGCAGAAGTTTTAGCAAGTGATGCATTTGATCGTTTCGAAAGTGAAGGTATTTTTAATACTGAGACTGGAAAAGAGTTTAGAAAGTTTATTCTAGCAGTTGGCGGAAAAGATACAGCGCTTGATGCGTTTCGCAATTTCCGAAAAAGAGAACCAAAAATAGATGCATTATTACGTCATCAAGGTTGGACGAACACTCATAAAACCGCTTAA